In one window of Cryptococcus neoformans var. neoformans JEC21 chromosome 7 sequence DNA:
- a CDS encoding ribose-phosphate diphosphokinase, putative, with the protein MASAAYSTIKLFSGSSHPELAALIAKRLRIPLARANISQPPSGETKVTIVESVRDCDVYILNTGAGAVNTNLMELCIMIHACKIASARRITAIIPHFPYARQDKKDKSRAPITAKLVANMLREAGCDHVITMDLHASQIQGFFDVPVDNIVACPVSLHSLYAEPSMIQYMRNNIDVHDCVIVSPDAGGAKRATSIADRLNVEFALFHKERKKANEVSRMVLVGSVTGKIAILVDDMADTCGTLGLAAKNLLEAGATKVYAFATHGILSGNALKVISESGMEKLIITNTIPQSENCEKCEKIEVIDVSRVLAEVIRRSHFGESVSYLFHEVPYSNGVGA; encoded by the exons ATGGCATCTGCTGCGTATTCCACTATCAAGCTCTTCTCTG GTTCCTCTCACCCTGAGCTTGCTGCTCTCATCGCCAAGCG ACTGAGAATACCTCTTGCACGAGCCAACATCAGCCAACCACCTTCGGGTGAGACCAAGGTCACTATAGTGGAGAGTGTTCGAGATTGCGATGTATACATCTTGAACACT GGTGCGGGGGCTGTGAACACTAACTTGATGGAACTTTGTATCATGATTCATGCTTGCAAG ATTGCCTCTGCCAGAAGAATCACAGCCATCAttcctcatttcccctATGCGCGACAAGATAAGAAGGACAAATCCCGAGCTCCCATCACTGCTAAGCTTGTAGCCAACATGTTGAGGGAAGCAGGTTGCGACCACGTTATT ACTATGGACTTGCACGCGTCTCAGATCCAAGGATTTTTTGATGTCCCTGTTGACAA CATTGTTGCATGCCCTGTCTCTCTTCACAGC CTCTATGCCGAACCTTCGATGATTCAATATATGCGGAATAACATTGATGTTCATGACTGTGTCATCGTCTCCCCGGATGCCGGTGGTGCCAAGCG AGCCACTTCCATTGCCGACCGATTAAATGTCGAGTTTGCGCTTTTCCACAAGGAACGTAAAAAGGCCAATGAAGTCTCCCGTATGGTTTTAGTCGGTTCCGTCACTGGCAAGATTGCCATCCTGGTCGATGATATGGCCGATACATGTGGCACTCTTGGTCTTGCTGCTAAGAACCTTTTGGAAGCCGGGGCCACCAAGGTTTATGCCTTTGCTACACACGGTATTCTTAGCGGCAATGCGCTGAAGGTGATCAGCGAGAGTGGAATGGAAAAGTTGATCATTACCAACACCATCCCTCAATCGGAAAACTGTGAGAAGTGCGAGAAGATCGAGGTGATTGATGTGAGCCGAGTATTGGCCGAGGTGATCAGGAGAAGTCACTTTGGAGAGTCCGTG TCTTACCTTTTCCATGAAGTGCCTTATTCCAATGGTGTAGGTGCGTAG
- a CDS encoding cytoplasm protein, putative, with protein MRVARSTNLLPVTTFLISSVFLSIVLPTRTAASPSPAVDKRLEFLLARHDGEDDSMDMDVDEVNASTEDTPAVDDAMASASISSAITSSSEASTPNSSAPSHEHSHESHGAEKAPDPHSHSHSAALEILNDTDIHRWHQFPPTYLDADFRLDADSAIFGEEFDDSWNLEEVESHKGLALVHAFLMGLAYFGVLPVALALRAADHPAHYLASIASLTIAVLGWLAGAAYNAATPNYYEGAIYPKFVNILLLTSICFTVFDSLELIKRGIAFYRRHDRTWKGFYNDVLRSPGSISDEKWPATRYEMVGLTDIDSDEEIGRDRDRDDHIMFAIGDNEDNEHHVAEPEHMDSTGEIHHTHESQGFDEHEIARSLLKGSKPRRPSIVIRQFSSPSRTSTGSEGTLQDTPHSSSSSSRGFPHKASQLGAYDAHSSHREDRHDAMRAHSDEQNNRIWRSAQAKGPLRALEVVLTWVRRTQIIFAYVTMLAGIVTYTGMCRAGLINSCAAHYIKGSIFFWYGVLTFARYLGAYADLGWAWNRRPSQNSVSAEMVECAVIFTYGITNTWMERFGAAPGSPYTVKQVQHISIAVMFWFAGLSGMFLESRWVRRVLASVMSTGRSSTEEPATYAFSFNPLPALTIGVTGLAMAAHHQTYVFQVQIHSLWGILLAGGSLFRCLTYIFLHVSPPVHSALPSRPPTEILTSFGWAAGGIVFMLSNEEICWSAMRAGWDDMMAFLNFTIALTCFVFCWAVVIMAIKGWATMRIRKEEERQEGVSV; from the exons ATGAGAGTGGCAAGGTCCACAAATTTGTTGCCCGTCACTACTTTTCTCATATCCTCAgttttcctttccatcgTTCTTCCTACTCGTACTGCCGCTTCTCCCTCACCCGCTGTGGACAAGAGATTGGAGTTTTTGTTAGCGAGGCatgatggagaggatgatagTATGGAcatggatgtggatgaagTGAATGCTTCCACGGAGGATACGCCGGCCGTCGACGACGCTATGGCCTCGGCCAGCATCAGTTCGGCCAtcacttcctcctctgaAGCCTCTACCCCTAATTCCTCTGCGCCTTCGCATGAACACTCTCATGAGTCTCATGGAGCGGAGAAGGCACCTGAtccccattcccattcccacAGTGCTGCTCTCGAAATCCTCAATGATACCGACATTCACCGATGGCATCAGTTTCCGCCAACATATCTCGACGCAGACTTCCGACTTGATGCTGATTCAGCAATTTTTGGTGAGGAGTTCGATGACTCCTGGAATcttgaggaggttgagagcCATAAGGGCCTCGCACTTGTTCATGCGTTTTTAATGGGCTTGGCATATTTTGGGGTGTTGCCCGTAG CGCTTGCTCTTCGAGCAGCCGATCACCCTGCTCACTACCTCGCCAGCATCGCCTCTCTCACCATCGCTGTCCTTGGTTGGCTAGCTGGTGCCGCGTACAATGCTGCCACTCCCAATTA CTATGAAGGCGCTATCTACCCGAAATTTGTcaacatccttcttttgaCCTCGATCTGTTTCACCGTTTTCGACTCTCTCGAACTCATCAAGAGAGGTATTGCTTTCTACAGACGTCATGACCGGACTTGGAAGGGTTTCTACAATGATGTCCTCCGCTCTCCTGGATCCATCTCCGACGAGAAGTGGCCTGCCACTAGATATGAAATGGTTGGACTAACCGATATTgatagtgatgaggagATAGGACGTGACAGGGATCGAGACGATCATATCATGTTTGCTATCGGCGACAATGAGGACAATGAGCATCATGTTGCCGAGCCGGAGCACATGGATAGTACGGGCGAAATTCACCACACTCATGAATCCCAGGGTTTTGATGAGCACGAAATCGCTCGCAGTCTTTTGAAGGGCAGCAAACCTCGCCGTCCTTCAATTGTCATCCGTCAATTCAGCTCCCCATCTCGCACTTCTACTGGCTCTGAGGGCACTCTTCAGGATACCCCTCATagttcatcttcctcttctcgcgGTTTTCCCCACAAAGCTTCTCAGCTTGGTGCCTACGATGCTCATTCGTCTCACCGCGAAGATCGCCATGATGCCATGCGAGCCCACAGTGATGAGCAAAATAAcaggatttggaggagtGCTCAGGCCAAGGGGCCTTTGAGGGCGTTGGAGGTTGTTTTGACGTGGGTTAGGAGAACTCAAATCATTTTTGCATACGTCACTATGCTTGCCGGGATTGTCACGTACACC GGCATGTGTCGAGCAGGTCTTATCAACAGTTGTGCAGCCCATTACATTAAAGGaagcatcttcttctggtaCGGTGTTCTCACTTTTGCTCGATACCTCGGTGCCTACGCCGATTTGGGCTGGGCTTGGAACCGCCGCCCCTCTCAAAACAGCGTCTCTGCTGAGATGGTCGAGTGTGCTGTCATTTTCACTTACGGTATCACCAACACTTGGATGGAAAGGTTTGGTGCTGCTCCTGGATCCCCATACACTGTCAAGCAAGTCCAACACATTTCTATTGCGGTCATGTTTTGGTTCGCTGGTCTTTCTGGGATGTTTCTTGAATCCCGATGGGTCAGAAGAGTCCTTGCCTCAGTCATGTCCACCGGAAGGAGCTCTACTGAAGAGCCTGCCACCTATGCCTTTAGTTTTAACCCTCTTCCTGCACTCACCATCGGTGTA ACTGGTCTTGCCATGGccgctcatcatcagacATATGTTTTTCAGGTGCAGATTCACTCTTTGTGGGGTATCCTTCTCGCCGGTGGCTCCCTCTTCAGGTGCCTCACCTACATATTCCTCCATGTTTCTCCTCCTGTTCACTCCGCTTTGCCCTCTAGGCCACCTACAGAAATTCTCACATCTTTCGGCTGGGCTGCCGGTGGTATTGTTTTCATGCTCTCTAATGAGGAGATTTGTTGGTCCGCCATGCGTGCCGGCTGGGACGACATGATGGCTTTCCTGAATTTTACCATCGCACTCACGTGTTTCGTGTTCTGCTGGGCTGTTGTCATCATGGCAATCAAAGGTTGGGCCACTATGAGAataaggaaggaagaagagaggcaaGAAGGTGTATCTGTTTAA